From Kineosporia corallincola, one genomic window encodes:
- a CDS encoding phosphotransferase, with amino-acid sequence MRLLWQDVPTTARDQVVARLGAPVVAERSQPGGFSPGVASRLALADGRRVFVKAVSAGRNPVSPGMHRREAAVLGYLPEPVPAPRLLHLLDDGDWVVLVIEDVEGTQPALPWRTDQLRQVLTGLERLAPALTPAPPQAPPLQETMKDDFTGWNAFAADPSRLDRFGPWPVTELDRLTALEARWPEAARGDTLLHADLRADNLLLTPAGEVVLVDWPHAAVGAAWCDVLFMMPSVLAAARPAGGLDPETLWAEFGPARSAARDDVDAVLAALTGYFLFHSTLPAPKNLTGLREFQAEQGVAALAWLRQRLERAGA; translated from the coding sequence ATGAGATTGCTCTGGCAGGACGTGCCCACCACCGCACGTGATCAGGTCGTGGCCCGGCTCGGGGCACCGGTGGTGGCCGAGCGGTCGCAGCCCGGCGGATTCTCGCCGGGAGTCGCCTCCCGGCTGGCGCTGGCGGACGGCCGGCGGGTGTTCGTCAAGGCGGTGAGCGCCGGGCGCAACCCGGTCTCCCCGGGCATGCACCGGCGTGAGGCCGCCGTGCTGGGCTATCTGCCCGAGCCGGTGCCGGCCCCGCGGCTGCTGCACCTGCTCGACGACGGCGACTGGGTGGTGCTGGTGATCGAGGACGTGGAGGGGACGCAGCCCGCGCTGCCCTGGCGGACGGACCAGCTGCGTCAGGTGCTGACCGGGCTTGAGCGCCTGGCCCCGGCGCTGACCCCGGCACCGCCGCAGGCCCCACCGCTCCAGGAGACGATGAAGGACGACTTCACCGGCTGGAACGCCTTCGCCGCCGACCCCTCGCGGCTGGACCGGTTCGGGCCCTGGCCGGTCACCGAGCTGGACCGGCTGACGGCTCTGGAGGCCCGCTGGCCCGAGGCCGCTCGCGGCGACACGCTGCTGCACGCCGACCTGCGAGCCGACAACCTGCTGCTCACCCCGGCCGGGGAGGTCGTGCTGGTGGACTGGCCGCACGCGGCCGTGGGGGCGGCGTGGTGCGACGTGTTGTTCATGATGCCCAGCGTGCTGGCCGCCGCCCGGCCGGCCGGCGGGCTCGACCCGGAGACGCTGTGGGCCGAGTTCGGGCCCGCGCGGTCTGCTGCCCGTGACGACGTGGACGCCGTGCTCGCCGCCCTGACCGGCTACTTCCTGTTTCACTCCACCCTGCCGGCGCCGAAGAACCTGACCGGGCTGCGGGAGTTCCAGGCGGAGCAGGGCGTGGCCGCGCTGGCCTGGTTGAGGCAGCGGCTGGAGCGGGCCGGTGCGTGA
- the metH gene encoding methionine synthase, giving the protein MGEDRTRALRELLDSRIAVLDGAWGTMFQNAKLSPADYQTERLANHPRDVTGDPDLLNITAPEVVLDVHRQYLAAGADITTTNTFTATSIGQADYGLESMVREMNLEAAKLARQAAEEAERENGVRRFVAGSVGPLNVTLSLSPKVEDPAYRAVTFEQVHASYAEQIEALRDGGVDLLLVETIFDTLNAKAALAAARDVAPELPIWFSVTIVDLSGRTLSGQTVEAFWRSIEHADPLVVGVNCSLGAAEMRPYVADLARLAGTYTASHPNAGLPNSFGEYEEGPDETSHLVHGFAQDGLVNVVGGCCGTTPAHIAAIADRVKDVKPRAVPRIPQQTRFSGLEPMNITETTGFVMIGERTNVTGSAKFRRLIEADDYQTAVEVALDQVRGGANVLDVNMDADLLDSEQAMVTFLNLIATEPEVARIPVMVDSSRWSVLEAGLQCLQGKGIVNSISLKEGEEVFLEHARQIRRYGAGVVVMAFDETGQADTADRKVEVCGRAYDLLTQKLGFPAADIIFDPNVLAVATGMSEHNDYARAFIDALPRIKERCPGARISGGVSNLSFAFRGNNVVREAMNSAFLYHAVRAGLDMGIVNAGQLAVYEDIPKDLLELIEDVLFNRRDDATDRLVTFAGTVSGSGTKRVVDLSWREAPVGERLSHALVHGIVDFIEEDTEEARQQAARPLEVIEGPLMDGMKVVGDLFGAGKMFLPQVVKSARVMKRAVAYLEPYMEAEKAEALRLGTTTTSRSHQGKVVLATVKGDVHDIGKNIVGVVLGCNNYEVIDLGVMVPAAKILETAIAENADMVGLSGLITPSLDEMVNVAEEMQRRGMELPLLIGGATTSRQHTAVRIAPAYEGATVHVLDASRVVGVASGLLSAEQNARVIEENRTEQARLREAHASRRANPLLSLTQARANAEKVDFSEIPTPAFTGLRTVDADLTELRAMIDWTFLFLAWEMKGKYPAILENPTARELFDDANTLLDEIVEAGHFTAQGAYGFWPAHSEGDDIVLENGMKFPMLRQQTVKPEGRPNRSLADYVAPAGSGDHLGGFAVAIHGADKLAASYEAQNDDYRAIMVKALADRLAEAFAEYLHLQARKEWFEPDAQPVLEDLHAERFRGIRPALGYPASPDHGLKKELFDLLKAEQVGITLTESYAMAPAAAVSGLIFAHPSSRYFTVGRIGRDQVEDYAARRGLSRVDMEKLLRPNLAYDPT; this is encoded by the coding sequence ATGGGTGAAGATCGTACGCGCGCGCTACGTGAGCTGCTGGACAGCCGGATCGCGGTGCTGGACGGCGCCTGGGGCACGATGTTCCAGAACGCGAAGCTGTCGCCGGCCGACTACCAGACCGAGCGTCTGGCGAATCATCCGAGAGACGTCACCGGTGACCCGGACCTGCTGAACATCACCGCGCCCGAAGTGGTGCTCGACGTGCACCGGCAGTACCTGGCCGCCGGCGCCGACATCACCACCACCAACACCTTCACCGCCACCAGCATCGGGCAGGCCGACTACGGCCTGGAGTCGATGGTGCGTGAGATGAACCTGGAGGCCGCGAAGCTGGCCCGGCAGGCGGCCGAGGAGGCGGAGCGGGAGAACGGCGTCCGCCGGTTCGTGGCCGGCTCGGTCGGCCCCCTGAACGTCACGCTGTCCCTGTCGCCGAAGGTGGAGGACCCGGCCTACCGTGCCGTCACGTTCGAGCAGGTGCACGCCTCCTACGCCGAGCAGATCGAGGCGCTGCGCGACGGCGGTGTCGACCTGCTGCTGGTCGAGACCATCTTCGACACGCTGAACGCGAAGGCCGCGCTGGCCGCGGCCCGCGACGTGGCGCCTGAGCTGCCGATCTGGTTCTCGGTCACGATCGTCGACCTGAGCGGGCGCACGCTCTCGGGGCAGACCGTCGAGGCCTTCTGGCGCTCCATCGAACATGCCGACCCGCTGGTGGTGGGCGTGAACTGCTCTCTCGGCGCGGCCGAGATGCGGCCCTACGTGGCCGATCTGGCGCGACTGGCGGGCACCTACACGGCCAGCCATCCCAACGCCGGCCTGCCCAACTCGTTCGGCGAGTACGAGGAGGGCCCCGACGAGACCAGCCACCTGGTGCACGGTTTCGCCCAGGACGGCCTGGTCAACGTGGTCGGCGGCTGCTGCGGCACCACCCCGGCGCACATCGCGGCCATCGCCGACCGGGTGAAAGACGTGAAGCCCCGCGCGGTGCCGCGGATCCCGCAGCAGACCCGCTTCAGTGGCCTGGAGCCGATGAACATCACCGAGACCACCGGTTTCGTGATGATCGGCGAGCGCACCAACGTCACCGGCTCGGCCAAGTTCCGCCGGCTGATCGAGGCCGACGACTACCAGACCGCGGTCGAGGTCGCGCTCGACCAGGTGCGCGGTGGCGCCAACGTGCTCGACGTGAACATGGACGCCGATCTGCTCGACAGCGAGCAGGCGATGGTGACGTTCCTCAACCTGATCGCGACCGAGCCCGAGGTGGCCCGGATCCCGGTGATGGTCGACAGCTCGCGGTGGTCGGTCCTGGAGGCCGGCCTCCAGTGCCTCCAGGGCAAGGGCATCGTCAACTCGATCAGCCTGAAGGAGGGCGAGGAGGTCTTCCTCGAGCACGCCCGGCAGATCCGCCGCTACGGCGCGGGTGTGGTGGTGATGGCGTTCGACGAGACCGGTCAGGCCGACACCGCCGACCGCAAGGTCGAGGTCTGCGGCCGTGCCTACGACCTGCTCACCCAGAAGCTCGGGTTCCCGGCCGCCGACATCATCTTCGACCCGAACGTGCTGGCCGTCGCCACCGGCATGAGCGAGCACAACGACTACGCCAGGGCGTTCATCGACGCGCTGCCCCGCATCAAGGAGCGCTGCCCGGGCGCGCGGATCAGCGGCGGCGTGTCCAACCTCTCCTTCGCCTTCCGCGGCAACAACGTGGTGCGCGAGGCGATGAACTCGGCCTTCCTCTACCACGCGGTGCGCGCCGGGCTCGACATGGGAATCGTCAACGCCGGTCAGCTGGCGGTGTACGAAGACATCCCGAAAGACCTGCTGGAACTCATCGAAGACGTCCTGTTCAACCGCCGTGACGACGCCACCGACCGGCTCGTCACCTTCGCCGGCACGGTGAGCGGGTCGGGCACCAAGCGGGTCGTCGACCTGTCGTGGCGCGAGGCGCCGGTCGGTGAGCGGCTGAGTCACGCCCTGGTGCACGGCATCGTCGACTTCATCGAGGAAGACACCGAGGAGGCCCGGCAGCAGGCCGCTCGGCCGCTGGAGGTGATCGAGGGCCCGCTGATGGACGGCATGAAGGTCGTCGGTGACCTGTTCGGTGCCGGCAAGATGTTCCTGCCGCAGGTGGTGAAGAGCGCCCGGGTGATGAAGCGGGCCGTCGCCTACCTCGAGCCGTACATGGAGGCCGAGAAGGCCGAGGCCCTGCGGCTGGGCACGACCACCACGAGCCGTTCCCACCAGGGCAAGGTCGTGCTCGCCACGGTGAAGGGCGATGTTCACGACATCGGCAAGAACATCGTCGGTGTGGTGCTGGGCTGCAACAACTACGAGGTCATCGACCTCGGTGTGATGGTGCCGGCGGCGAAGATCCTGGAGACCGCGATCGCCGAGAACGCCGACATGGTCGGCCTTTCCGGGCTGATCACGCCGTCACTCGACGAGATGGTCAACGTTGCCGAGGAGATGCAGCGCCGCGGCATGGAGCTGCCGCTGCTGATCGGTGGTGCCACCACCTCACGGCAGCACACCGCGGTCCGGATCGCCCCGGCCTACGAGGGCGCCACGGTGCACGTGCTCGACGCCTCGCGGGTGGTCGGGGTGGCGTCGGGCCTGCTCAGCGCCGAGCAGAACGCCCGGGTGATCGAGGAGAACCGCACCGAGCAGGCCCGGCTGCGGGAGGCCCACGCCAGCCGCCGGGCCAACCCGCTGCTGTCGCTCACCCAGGCCCGGGCGAACGCCGAGAAGGTCGACTTCTCCGAGATCCCGACGCCGGCTTTCACCGGCCTGCGCACGGTCGACGCCGATCTGACCGAACTGCGCGCGATGATCGACTGGACCTTCCTGTTCCTGGCCTGGGAGATGAAGGGCAAGTACCCGGCGATCCTCGAGAACCCCACCGCTCGTGAGCTCTTCGACGACGCCAACACGCTGCTCGACGAGATCGTCGAGGCCGGGCACTTCACCGCCCAGGGGGCATACGGCTTCTGGCCGGCACACTCCGAGGGCGACGACATCGTGCTGGAGAACGGCATGAAGTTCCCGATGCTGCGGCAGCAGACGGTGAAGCCGGAGGGCCGTCCCAACCGGTCGCTCGCCGACTACGTCGCCCCGGCCGGATCGGGCGATCACCTGGGCGGTTTCGCCGTCGCCATCCACGGCGCCGACAAGCTCGCCGCGTCGTACGAGGCGCAGAACGACGACTACCGGGCGATCATGGTGAAGGCCCTCGCCGATCGTCTGGCCGAGGCCTTCGCCGAGTACCTGCACCTCCAGGCACGCAAGGAATGGTTCGAGCCGGACGCCCAGCCGGTCCTGGAAGACCTGCACGCCGAGCGGTTCCGCGGCATCCGCCCGGCTCTCGGCTACCCGGCCTCCCCCGACCACGGCCTGAAGAAGGAGCTTTTCGACCTGCTGAAGGCCGAGCAGGTGGGTATCACGCTGACCGAGAGCTACGCGATGGCCCCGGCCGCCGCGGTCAGCGGCCTGATCTTCGCCCACCCGTCGTCGCGGTACTTCACGGTCGGCCGGATCGGCCGCGACCAGGTCGAGGACTACGCCGCACGACGGGGCCTGTCCCGCGTCGACATGGAGAAGCTTCTGCGCCCGAACCTGGCCTACGACCCCACGTAG
- a CDS encoding class I SAM-dependent methyltransferase has product MPEGGTVADIACGRGSYGIELARRSDARLVGVDFSEVALEQARVTAGRRLDENQAEFTVGTLTETGLADRSVHGLLCSDSVQFADTIDILNEFRRILAPGGRLALTTWQATQAGDPEVPDRIRRLDLRRDLEAAGFRDVVVESRPAWRDAEKGLYEEAVGAPADGDEALASLRDEGRVALRNWDALQRIVAFATAPSIPVQDDEVGGALPSRG; this is encoded by the coding sequence GTGCCGGAGGGCGGCACGGTGGCCGACATCGCCTGCGGCCGTGGCAGTTACGGCATCGAACTGGCCCGGCGATCGGACGCGCGGCTGGTCGGCGTCGACTTCTCCGAGGTGGCGCTGGAACAGGCCCGAGTCACCGCGGGCCGCCGTCTCGACGAGAACCAGGCGGAGTTCACGGTCGGCACCCTCACCGAGACCGGACTGGCCGACCGCAGCGTGCACGGGCTGCTGTGCTCCGACTCGGTGCAGTTCGCCGACACGATCGACATCCTGAACGAGTTCCGGAGGATCCTGGCCCCCGGTGGTCGCCTCGCCCTCACCACCTGGCAGGCCACACAGGCCGGTGACCCCGAGGTGCCGGACCGCATCCGCCGGCTCGACCTGCGGCGTGACCTGGAGGCCGCGGGTTTTCGCGATGTCGTGGTGGAGAGCCGCCCGGCCTGGCGCGATGCGGAGAAGGGCCTGTACGAGGAGGCCGTCGGCGCTCCCGCAGACGGCGACGAGGCCCTGGCCTCTCTCCGGGACGAGGGACGCGTTGCCCTGCGCAACTGGGACGCCCTCCAGCGCATCGTGGCGTTTGCGACGGCACCGTCGATCCCGGTCCAGGACGACGAGGTGGGCGGCGCACTGCCGTCACGCGGCTGA
- the uvrA gene encoding excinuclease ABC subunit UvrA — MALVSDRLIVRGAREHNLKDVSLDLPRDALVVFTGLSGSGKSSLAFDTIFAEGQRRYVESLSAYARQFLGQMDKPDVDFIEGLSPAVSIDQKSTSRNPRSTVGTITEVYDYLRLLWARAGRAHCPICGEPITKQTPQQIVDRLLDLPEGTRFQVLAPVVRARKGEFVDLFADLQTKGFSRARVDGEVVSLADSPTLDKRYKHTIEVVVDRLSAKSSSKQRLTDSVETALQLANGIVIADLVDELEGAPDRERRFSEKMACPNEHPIAIDDIEPRVFSFNNPFGACPECTGIGVKLEVDPELLVPDEDLTLAEGAIVPWTQGSAEYFLRLMKALGKDLGFTVNTPWRALPERARTALLEGQDYQVHVKFKNRFGRERSYTTGFEGVIPFIQRRHSETESEWSRERYEGFMREIPCPVCKGTRLKPEVLAVTVGGRSIAEVCALPLTEAAEFLGSLKLTAREKKIADQVLKEIHARIGFLLDVGLTYLSLDRAAGTLSGGEAQRIRLATQIGSGLVGVLYVLDEPSIGLHQRDNRRLIDTLTRLRNLGNTLIVVEHDEDTIRAADWAVDIGPGAGEHGGYVVHSGTVKELYEHPDSLTGMYLSGRKAIEVPEIRRPRDTKRQLTVVGAREHNLQGLDVSFPLGCLVSVTGVSGSGKSTLVNDILYTVLANKLNGARQVPGRHKTVKGLEHLDKVVHVDQSPIGRTPRSNPATYTGVWDHVRKLFAQTQEAKVRGYQPGRFSFNVKGGRCEACSGDGTIKIEMNFLPDVYVPCEVCHGARYNRETLEVHFKGKTVADVLDMPIEEAAEFFEAVPAIARHLRTLVDVGLGYVRLGQSAPTLSGGEAQRVKLASELQKRSTGRSVYVLDEPTTGLHFEDIRKLLGVLQGLVDKGNSVIVIEHNLDVIKSSDWIVDLGPEGGSGGGTLVAEGTPEEVAANPDSHTGRFLADILEIDNPNAVEARVAAIKKSRSATAAAGSTRKSATSKAVPARTTAAKTTTAAKTAAAKTTAAKRTPAKKAAAKSTAGRSVATPTAPAARTATPVRKTAAKPARNIDLDAERKTTGRRG; from the coding sequence ATGGCCCTCGTGAGTGACCGACTTATCGTTCGCGGAGCCCGCGAGCACAACCTGAAGGACGTCTCGCTCGATCTTCCCCGTGACGCACTGGTGGTTTTCACCGGTCTGTCCGGGTCGGGCAAGTCTTCCCTGGCGTTCGACACCATCTTCGCCGAGGGGCAGCGCCGGTACGTCGAGTCGCTGTCCGCCTATGCCCGTCAGTTCCTCGGCCAGATGGACAAACCCGACGTCGACTTCATCGAGGGCCTCTCCCCGGCCGTCTCGATCGACCAGAAGTCCACGTCGCGTAACCCGCGGTCCACCGTCGGCACGATCACCGAGGTGTACGACTACCTGCGTCTGCTCTGGGCGCGGGCCGGGCGGGCACACTGCCCGATCTGTGGTGAGCCGATCACCAAACAGACTCCGCAGCAGATCGTCGACCGGCTGCTCGACCTGCCCGAGGGCACCCGGTTCCAGGTGCTCGCGCCGGTGGTCCGGGCCCGGAAGGGCGAGTTCGTCGATCTTTTCGCCGATCTCCAGACCAAGGGCTTCTCCCGCGCCCGGGTCGACGGCGAGGTGGTGTCGCTGGCCGACTCGCCCACGCTCGACAAGCGTTACAAGCACACCATCGAGGTGGTGGTCGACCGGCTGTCGGCCAAGTCGTCCTCGAAGCAGCGCCTCACCGACTCGGTCGAGACAGCCCTGCAACTGGCCAACGGCATCGTGATCGCCGACCTGGTCGACGAGCTGGAAGGGGCACCCGACCGGGAGCGCCGCTTCAGCGAGAAGATGGCCTGCCCCAATGAGCACCCGATCGCGATCGACGACATCGAGCCGCGGGTGTTCTCGTTCAACAACCCGTTCGGTGCCTGCCCCGAGTGCACCGGTATCGGTGTCAAGCTCGAGGTCGACCCAGAGCTGCTGGTGCCTGACGAAGACCTCACGCTGGCCGAGGGCGCGATCGTGCCCTGGACCCAGGGGTCGGCCGAGTACTTCCTGCGGCTGATGAAGGCGCTGGGCAAGGATCTCGGGTTCACCGTGAACACCCCCTGGCGGGCACTGCCGGAGCGGGCCCGCACCGCCCTGCTGGAGGGGCAGGACTACCAGGTCCACGTGAAGTTCAAGAACCGTTTCGGCCGGGAACGCTCGTACACCACGGGTTTCGAGGGCGTCATCCCGTTCATCCAGCGCCGCCACTCGGAGACCGAGTCGGAGTGGAGCCGGGAGCGCTACGAGGGCTTCATGCGCGAGATCCCGTGCCCCGTCTGCAAGGGCACGCGGCTCAAGCCCGAGGTGCTCGCCGTCACGGTCGGGGGCCGGTCCATCGCCGAGGTCTGCGCGCTGCCGCTGACCGAGGCCGCGGAGTTCCTCGGCTCGCTGAAACTCACCGCGCGCGAGAAGAAGATCGCCGACCAGGTGCTCAAGGAGATCCACGCCCGCATCGGCTTCCTGCTCGACGTCGGCCTGACCTATCTGTCGCTCGACCGGGCCGCGGGCACGCTGTCCGGGGGTGAGGCGCAGCGCATCCGGCTGGCCACACAGATCGGCTCGGGCCTGGTCGGTGTGCTCTACGTGCTCGACGAGCCGAGCATCGGCCTGCACCAGCGCGACAACCGGCGGCTGATCGACACTCTCACGCGGCTGCGCAACCTGGGCAACACGCTGATCGTGGTCGAGCACGACGAAGACACGATCCGGGCAGCCGACTGGGCGGTCGACATCGGTCCGGGCGCGGGGGAGCACGGCGGCTACGTCGTGCACTCCGGCACCGTGAAAGAACTGTACGAGCACCCCGACTCGCTCACCGGCATGTACCTGTCGGGGCGCAAGGCGATCGAGGTGCCGGAGATCCGGCGGCCGCGCGACACGAAGCGTCAGCTGACGGTGGTGGGCGCTCGCGAGCACAACCTCCAGGGCCTGGACGTCTCGTTCCCCCTGGGGTGTCTGGTGTCGGTCACCGGGGTGAGCGGTTCCGGAAAGTCCACGCTGGTCAACGACATTCTGTACACGGTGCTGGCGAACAAGCTCAACGGTGCCCGTCAGGTGCCCGGCCGGCACAAGACCGTGAAGGGCCTGGAGCACCTCGACAAGGTGGTGCACGTCGATCAGAGCCCGATCGGCCGCACCCCGCGGTCCAACCCGGCCACCTACACGGGTGTCTGGGACCACGTGCGCAAGTTGTTCGCGCAGACGCAGGAGGCCAAGGTCCGCGGCTACCAGCCGGGCCGGTTCTCGTTCAACGTCAAGGGTGGTCGCTGTGAGGCGTGCTCCGGCGACGGCACGATCAAGATCGAGATGAACTTCCTGCCCGACGTCTACGTGCCGTGCGAGGTCTGCCACGGGGCCCGGTACAACCGGGAGACCCTGGAGGTGCACTTCAAGGGCAAGACCGTGGCCGACGTGCTCGACATGCCGATCGAGGAGGCCGCGGAATTCTTCGAGGCCGTGCCCGCGATCGCGCGGCATCTGCGCACGCTGGTGGACGTCGGTCTCGGCTACGTGCGTCTGGGCCAGTCCGCCCCCACCCTGTCCGGCGGCGAGGCGCAGCGGGTGAAACTCGCCAGCGAGCTTCAGAAACGCTCCACCGGCCGCAGTGTCTACGTCCTCGACGAGCCGACCACGGGTCTGCATTTCGAAGACATACGCAAGCTCCTCGGCGTGCTCCAGGGGCTGGTCGACAAGGGCAACTCGGTCATCGTCATCGAGCACAACCTCGACGTGATCAAGAGCTCCGACTGGATCGTCGACCTGGGGCCGGAGGGCGGCAGCGGGGGCGGCACGCTGGTGGCCGAGGGCACGCCCGAAGAGGTGGCGGCCAACCCCGACAGCCACACCGGGCGCTTCCTGGCCGACATCCTCGAGATCGACAACCCCAACGCGGTCGAGGCCCGGGTCGCGGCGATCAAGAAGTCGCGGTCGGCGACCGCGGCGGCCGGTAGCACCCGGAAGTCGGCCACCAGCAAGGCGGTTCCGGCCAGGACCACGGCGGCCAAGACCACCACGGCGGCCAAGACGGCAGCTGCCAAGACCACGGCCGCCAAGCGGACGCCGGCGAAGAAGGCGGCGGCGAAGTCCACGGCCGGGCGGTCCGTGGCCACCCCGACGGCTCCGGCCGCCCGCACGGCCACCCCGGTCAGGAAGACCGCGGCCAAGCCCGCCCGCAACATCGACCTGGACGCCGAGCGGAAGACGACCGGCCGACGGGGCTGA
- a CDS encoding MBL fold metallo-hydrolase yields MVYNGEVTAGGPADVRELPDAVIRKASVSPQDNNAYLITCRRTGDQLLIDAADDADRVRALIGEGGGPLRGIVTTHQHWDHHRALAEIAGVTKAATLAGEDDAEALPVQPDVRLRHGDAVAVGELTLDVVHLRGHTPGSVTLVLTSSDGSVHAFTGDSLFPGGVGNTFDDKENFASLLADVEERLFGVYPDETWIYPGHGKDTTLGAERPNLPEWRERGW; encoded by the coding sequence ATGGTCTACAACGGAGAAGTCACCGCCGGAGGGCCCGCGGACGTCCGCGAACTCCCCGACGCGGTGATCCGGAAGGCGAGCGTCTCGCCCCAGGACAACAACGCGTACCTGATCACCTGCCGGCGGACCGGGGACCAGCTGCTCATCGACGCGGCGGACGACGCCGACCGGGTGCGCGCCCTGATCGGCGAGGGCGGTGGCCCCCTGCGCGGCATCGTCACCACCCACCAGCACTGGGACCACCACCGCGCGCTGGCCGAGATCGCCGGTGTCACGAAGGCGGCGACGCTGGCCGGCGAGGACGACGCGGAGGCACTGCCGGTGCAGCCCGACGTGCGGTTGCGGCACGGCGACGCGGTTGCGGTGGGCGAGCTCACCCTCGACGTGGTGCACCTGCGGGGCCACACACCCGGATCGGTCACCCTGGTGCTGACCAGCTCCGACGGCAGCGTGCACGCGTTCACCGGTGATTCCCTGTTCCCCGGCGGGGTCGGCAACACGTTCGACGACAAGGAGAACTTCGCCTCCCTGCTCGCGGACGTCGAGGAGCGGCTGTTCGGGGTCTACCCGGACGAGACCTGGATCTACCCGGGCCACGGCAAGGACACCACGCTCGGCGCCGAGCGCCCGAACCTGCCGGAGTGGCGCGAACGAGGCTGGTGA